In one Niallia taxi genomic region, the following are encoded:
- a CDS encoding YfkD famly protein, translating to MLPNIAPAFAEKPKDKQDMPKSKLVAIPNSVMNITKENTYPNPSQDLPKLQPSELTQTLINSSKVKIENPDLIRMLNETTVNSTPFAIGYKAIVYIGQWPLNYESTETAPNWEYQKINTNFYDNRGGKAPYQIHYVQESQKIIRGGLTAKIPNAEEVKKMMMLKAMQNSGLSLAFETVIGTGTKKDQIYNIPAKRLGYLYGYAPAVNEKGKVTYGEVYLMLKGGKKSIVVKNVTSQGIGAWIPVQDHVSFGFLASEKPR from the coding sequence ATGCTGCCTAATATTGCACCAGCATTTGCAGAAAAACCGAAGGACAAGCAAGATATGCCAAAATCAAAGCTTGTTGCTATCCCGAATTCAGTCATGAATATCACGAAGGAAAACACCTATCCAAATCCTTCTCAGGACTTGCCGAAGCTGCAGCCAAGTGAGCTGACACAGACGCTTATTAATTCCTCAAAGGTGAAAATAGAGAACCCTGACTTGATTCGCATGCTTAATGAGACAACTGTTAACAGCACACCTTTTGCAATTGGTTATAAAGCGATTGTTTATATTGGTCAATGGCCATTAAACTACGAGTCGACAGAAACAGCTCCAAACTGGGAATACCAAAAAATAAATACGAATTTTTATGACAACAGAGGTGGAAAGGCGCCATATCAAATCCATTATGTACAAGAATCTCAAAAAATCATCAGAGGCGGTTTGACAGCTAAAATACCGAATGCAGAAGAAGTCAAAAAAATGATGATGCTAAAAGCAATGCAAAATTCAGGGCTGTCACTTGCCTTTGAAACAGTGATAGGAACTGGAACGAAAAAAGACCAAATTTATAACATCCCAGCCAAAAGACTAGGCTATTTATACGGATATGCACCTGCTGTAAATGAAAAAGGAAAGGTCACATACGGCGAAGTGTATTTAATGCTTAAGGGTGGTAAAAAGTCGATTGTCGTCAAAAACGTTACATCCCAAGGCATCGGGGCGTGGATTCCTGTTCAGGATCATGTTTCCTTTGGATTCCTTGCAAGCGAAAAACCGAGATAA
- the cax gene encoding calcium/proton exchanger produces the protein MVNKIFALAVLIGVPISVIGSLLHWPSILMFIVYCLTIIALSSFMGRATESLAIVAGPRIGGLLNATFGNAVELIIAIFALREGLTEVVLASLTGSVLGNLLLVAGLSFFIGGLKYKVQTYNVFDARHNSGLLMFAVIVAFVIPEVFSISMNESETLTLSIGISIILILLYLAALFFKLVTHRGVYQTENNKEGGAAGSHHEEVPEWSVKRSVLILALATLAVAYISENLVHTFEIVAESFGWSELFIGIIIVAIVGNAAEHASAVLMAYKNKMDISVEIAIGSTLQVAMFVAPLLVLLSLMFPTNLSLVFSLPELVSMASAVLLMIIISNDGETNWFEGATLLAAYLIMGVGFYLL, from the coding sequence GTGGTAAATAAAATTTTTGCCCTGGCAGTCCTCATTGGGGTTCCAATATCTGTTATTGGCTCATTGCTGCACTGGCCGAGCATTCTCATGTTTATCGTATACTGTTTGACCATCATTGCCCTCTCAAGCTTTATGGGGAGAGCGACAGAAAGCTTGGCGATTGTCGCCGGACCAAGAATTGGCGGTTTGCTGAATGCCACATTTGGAAATGCAGTCGAATTAATCATTGCGATTTTTGCCTTGAGGGAGGGACTGACAGAGGTTGTTTTGGCTTCCTTGACAGGTTCCGTTCTTGGAAACCTGCTGCTTGTTGCAGGACTGTCCTTTTTTATTGGCGGTCTTAAATACAAGGTACAAACATATAATGTGTTTGATGCAAGACATAATTCAGGCTTGCTGATGTTTGCGGTCATCGTTGCATTTGTTATTCCAGAGGTTTTCTCTATTTCCATGAACGAATCAGAAACATTAACATTAAGTATTGGAATTTCCATTATTCTTATTTTGTTATACTTAGCAGCACTATTCTTTAAGCTTGTTACACATCGAGGAGTATATCAAACAGAAAATAATAAAGAGGGTGGAGCAGCAGGAAGCCACCATGAAGAGGTGCCTGAGTGGAGTGTAAAGAGAAGTGTACTAATACTCGCTCTTGCAACATTGGCGGTTGCCTACATATCCGAAAATCTTGTTCATACATTTGAAATTGTTGCAGAATCGTTCGGATGGTCAGAGCTGTTTATCGGGATTATTATCGTCGCGATTGTTGGGAATGCAGCAGAACATGCTTCTGCAGTCCTTATGGCATATAAAAACAAGATGGACATTTCTGTTGAGATTGCAATTGGTTCCACCTTGCAGGTAGCAATGTTTGTAGCACCTTTGCTCGTATTGCTATCGCTTATGTTCCCGACAAACCTGTCACTTGTTTTCAGCTTGCCAGAGTTGGTTTCGATGGCATCTGCTGTTTTACTCATGATTATCATCTCAAATGATGGGGAAACAAACTGGTTTGAAGGAGCAACATTGCTTGCTGCCTACTTGATTATGGGGGTAGGGTTCTACCTGCTGTAA
- a CDS encoding MFS transporter, which yields MTNKKFAILISIVSISGFSQGMLLPLIAVIFEGDGLSSSLNGLNAVGLYMGILLISPFMEYPLRKYGYKPAIVFGGLLVILSLAMFPLWKTFWFWFFLRLLIGIGDHALHFATQTWITTVSSEKNRGRNISLYGVFFGIGFAVGPLMTPLVKINEAIPFILSSALCFAAWIFTLFLKNDFPEQTVETNSFKDTISRFSSALKYAWAAFLPPLAYGFLESSLNSSFPVYGLRLDFQLSEISILLTCFSIGAIVFQFPLGILSDSYGRRRTLITILLVGFVCFLSASFVEQRFIGLAICLFIAGMAVGSTFSLGVSYMTDLVPTTLLPTGNLLCGMAFSIGSLTGPYLGGLFIQYVEDLSYFLVISTMLLLLGLIIFISGKQKGQKQANTVPN from the coding sequence ATGACTAACAAAAAGTTTGCAATACTGATCAGCATCGTCAGCATATCTGGCTTCAGCCAAGGGATGCTGCTTCCACTGATTGCTGTTATCTTTGAAGGTGACGGGCTGTCTTCGAGTTTAAATGGCTTGAATGCAGTAGGCTTATACATGGGCATCCTGCTCATTTCTCCTTTTATGGAATACCCGCTCCGAAAATACGGATATAAACCAGCGATTGTTTTTGGCGGGCTGCTCGTTATTTTATCATTAGCTATGTTTCCGCTATGGAAAACATTCTGGTTTTGGTTCTTTTTGCGTTTGCTTATCGGTATTGGAGATCATGCCCTCCATTTCGCAACACAAACATGGATTACAACTGTTTCCTCAGAAAAAAACAGAGGAAGGAATATTTCCTTGTATGGCGTGTTTTTTGGCATTGGATTTGCAGTTGGCCCCCTTATGACACCATTAGTGAAAATAAATGAGGCCATTCCTTTTATACTCTCATCAGCCTTATGCTTTGCTGCATGGATATTCACCTTGTTCTTGAAGAATGATTTTCCTGAGCAAACAGTTGAGACAAATTCATTTAAAGATACAATTTCTCGTTTTTCTTCCGCTTTAAAATATGCGTGGGCAGCCTTTCTTCCTCCCCTGGCATATGGTTTTTTGGAATCAAGCCTAAATTCCAGCTTTCCCGTTTACGGGCTGAGATTGGACTTCCAGCTTTCTGAAATCTCGATTTTATTAACATGCTTTTCCATTGGAGCGATTGTTTTTCAGTTCCCGCTTGGAATATTAAGCGATTCTTACGGACGAAGAAGAACATTAATTACCATTCTTTTAGTTGGCTTTGTCTGTTTCCTTTCAGCAAGCTTTGTGGAGCAAAGATTTATCGGGCTTGCCATTTGTCTGTTCATTGCTGGTATGGCAGTTGGGTCCACCTTTTCTCTTGGTGTCAGCTATATGACCGACCTAGTGCCGACAACATTGCTTCCAACTGGAAATTTGCTGTGTGGAATGGCATTCAGCATCGGCAGCTTAACAGGACCATATCTTGGTGGACTGTTTATTCAATATGTTGAAGATCTCAGCTATTTCCTTGTTATAAGTACAATGCTGTTGCTATTAGGTTTAATCATTTTTATTTCCGGAAAGCAAAAAGGTCAGAAGCAAGCAAATACAGTCCCAAATTAA
- a CDS encoding YczE/YyaS/YitT family protein, with product MALFYRSLFYVVGLLILSFGATLTIKANLGAGPWDALNVGLSALIGLTIGSWIVIIGILLIFVNALLLRRKPALLSLFTVFILGFFVDFWMAHLINVFNYFLFMNQLLLLIGGLVIIGLGISLYLQASFPLNPIDEFMVSLQERFGLNIMASKLIGEILALIFAFMVNGPIGVGTVIIAIGIGPAIQVFHPICCGIMDKLAIK from the coding sequence ATGGCTTTGTTTTACCGTAGCCTTTTTTATGTTGTTGGGCTGTTGATTTTGTCATTTGGGGCGACATTGACCATTAAAGCGAATTTGGGAGCAGGACCTTGGGATGCCTTGAATGTTGGCTTGTCGGCATTAATTGGCTTAACAATTGGCAGCTGGATTGTCATAATCGGGATTCTGCTAATCTTCGTTAATGCACTTTTGCTAAGGAGAAAACCTGCATTGCTGTCATTGTTCACTGTGTTTATTCTCGGGTTTTTTGTTGATTTTTGGATGGCTCATCTTATAAACGTTTTCAATTATTTTCTGTTTATGAATCAGCTGCTCCTGTTAATTGGTGGACTTGTTATTATCGGACTGGGAATTTCTCTATATTTGCAAGCGAGTTTTCCTTTGAATCCCATTGACGAATTTATGGTGAGTCTTCAGGAACGCTTTGGTCTTAATATCATGGCATCCAAGCTAATCGGAGAGATTTTGGCATTGATTTTTGCCTTTATGGTTAATGGACCAATCGGAGTTGGAACAGTCATTATTGCGATTGGAATCGGACCTGCCATTCAAGTGTTCCATCCAATTTGCTGCGGGATAATGGATAAATTGGCGATTAAATAG
- the yfkAB gene encoding radical SAM/CxCxxxxC motif protein YfkAB, translated as MISQKNPIVNPKNDPWEAYMDITQHGGMTLSNIEFTTTTLCNMRCEHCAVGYTLQPKDPNALPIDLLLKRLDEIPHLRSMSITGGEPMMSRRSVENYVVPLFKYAHSRGVKTQINSNLTLDLGRYEPIIPYLDVLHISHNWGTEEEFAERGFAMMARKPSYEHRGKLFQNIITNSRALVEAGVVVSAETMLNKQTLPYLEHIHRQIVDEMKCQRHEIHPMYPSDFASTMETLSLEEMRHSIHHLLDIRDENVWMLFGTLPFYPCSSTKEDQELLKRLYASKNVTVRNDPDGRSRLNVNIFSGDVIVTDFGDTPALGNIKTDKLPDIFEKWMATDLASSLNCHCPSVQCLGPNVLVKNSYYRDIDFTKNTALITR; from the coding sequence ATGATTTCTCAAAAAAATCCGATTGTAAATCCTAAGAACGACCCTTGGGAAGCTTATATGGATATAACCCAGCATGGAGGGATGACCCTCTCCAATATAGAATTTACAACCACAACTTTATGTAATATGCGCTGTGAGCATTGTGCAGTCGGTTACACCCTTCAGCCGAAGGACCCGAACGCCTTGCCAATTGATTTGTTGCTGAAAAGACTTGATGAAATACCACATCTTCGCTCTATGAGCATTACAGGCGGTGAGCCAATGATGAGTCGCAGGTCTGTGGAAAACTATGTTGTTCCGTTATTTAAATACGCCCACAGCAGGGGTGTAAAAACACAAATTAACTCTAACTTGACTCTTGATCTTGGCCGCTATGAGCCGATTATTCCTTATTTGGATGTCCTTCATATCTCCCATAACTGGGGCACAGAAGAAGAGTTTGCAGAAAGAGGCTTTGCGATGATGGCAAGAAAGCCGTCATATGAGCATAGAGGAAAGCTTTTCCAAAACATCATCACAAATAGCCGGGCATTGGTCGAGGCTGGTGTTGTCGTATCAGCGGAAACGATGCTGAACAAGCAAACACTGCCTTACTTAGAGCATATTCACCGCCAAATTGTTGACGAAATGAAATGTCAGCGCCATGAAATTCATCCTATGTACCCTTCTGACTTCGCTTCTACTATGGAAACTTTGTCACTAGAGGAAATGCGTCATAGCATTCATCATTTACTTGATATTAGAGATGAAAATGTATGGATGCTTTTTGGTACACTCCCGTTTTATCCATGCAGCAGCACAAAAGAAGATCAGGAGCTTTTAAAACGTTTATACGCAAGTAAAAACGTCACTGTCCGCAATGATCCAGACGGCCGTTCCCGTTTGAATGTTAACATCTTCTCAGGAGATGTTATCGTTACAGACTTCGGTGATACACCAGCCCTTGGAAATATTAAAACAGATAAGCTTCCTGACATTTTCGAGAAGTGGATGGCAACAGACCTTGCTTCCTCACTTAACTGCCATTGCCCAAGTGTGCAATGTCTTGGTCCGAACGTGCTTGTCAAAAACAGCTATTATCGTGATATCGACTTCACAAAAAACACAGCATTAATAACACGCTAA
- a CDS encoding pyridoxamine 5'-phosphate oxidase family protein, producing the protein MSEALKTKILELFENQKTGTLATIQDQKPYSRFMLFFHDDLTLYTATNKETHKVDDIGQEPNVHILLGAQDANPSGAYCEIEATASIEDSKDKKEKYWDDSLSKWLGGPDDPNYVLLQLKPQKIRYFADSASKAELLEL; encoded by the coding sequence ATGAGTGAAGCATTAAAGACAAAGATACTGGAACTATTCGAAAATCAAAAAACTGGCACATTAGCGACAATACAGGACCAAAAACCATACAGCCGCTTTATGCTTTTCTTTCACGATGACCTGACACTTTATACAGCAACAAATAAAGAAACACATAAGGTTGATGACATTGGACAAGAACCAAATGTTCATATTCTTTTGGGTGCTCAAGATGCTAACCCTTCTGGTGCATATTGTGAAATCGAGGCAACAGCCTCTATTGAGGATTCAAAAGATAAAAAAGAAAAATATTGGGATGACTCGCTAAGCAAATGGCTTGGTGGTCCGGATGATCCCAATTATGTGCTATTACAGTTGAAGCCACAGAAAATTCGTTATTTTGCCGATTCTGCTTCAAAAGCAGAATTGCTTGAATTGTAA